The DNA window tctttctttATAACATATGATcagttctttattttaacttctttattatatctttctaattaattaaatattcatatattatatctaattagAGAATATGAACCAttctttaatcataattttttaaacaaaatatattaatctgaatatctaaaattatttagatacttgatgtcttttctttattttaatgtaatccaaaattttagattaatatatacatcaaatattgttgttactattcattaattcattctatcattatccgttctagccaaattagatgaagaacataactagccaaattagatcaagaacaaaaaaaatgtctaatcatattcttaaaaattcttataaacttaaatttcaATAGATCGACATagagaggctctgataccacttgttagaatctttagtctagatctttaatccttaaatctatattcttaattctctatgtcaataaatcgagataaactgtaattgcggaaacgtacctggatctttaatgaagaacggttcattaagccgttcttcgttattctcttcttcttgttcttggatctagacctgaatctgaatgtggatcttctcgttctggatctggacctggatcggaatgtttgatgtgggtggggtttaagtcttccaaccctatatcgatagctttcttgagagttcttgagagatgaactaaATCCTTATTGTTCGaggagagaaacaaataggctggctatctatatgggttggggacctagccctaatatacccatttattattcggcccatcaacgaaataatgaatggtatttctgcttctacacaaatatgtccccatatttattatagatgtccaaATAAGCtcataacctttatactttaatatatcactttatttgggctttaatctttattatgataacaactaatatacaattattaaattatatatgtacccaaatattggaaataattccaacatctAACATATAATTGAGTGGGCATATCCCTCCCCCTACGACGCAAAAAAAAAGTGCAGAACATAGCCAGCCCGCTTCCGTATAGTGGTTGACTCGTTAAGTTTTGCCATCAGGACAAAAAATtagttagaaaaatataattaggaatcaattattattttcattgcTCAAACAGTTATTCCAACcaataatatcaaaatacacaaacaaattctgttttctcaagaattaTTGAAGGTTGTTCTTGTTCATCCCAACAGGCCGGTTGTTGTTAAAATCGTCTTCACTAATATCCTTAAGAAAATGTTTAGTGGTTGGTGTAGGTGTTAGTCGTAGATAATAAACCTTATTTTCTACAATGTTCAGCAATACAAACTCcattttgaaatatattgaaGGTAAATATAAGTTGTAAATGATGAAATTACATAGATATAAAatgacataatatatataatataggtaAAGAACTTCATTGTTTTGGAACCTAAACCAAATGTTACTCCTGGcaccaagaaaaaaaataactattggTTATCTTGAAACCATAAatggttattaaaataaagaaattaaaaagcATAATTGTAGGACCATAAACCAAATATAATGTCAAAACAAAAGAAACTTTCCATTTGTACAACAAACCAAATGCAGAGAATTGTTGAGATTGATTACAAAGAATTACAACTAAATGTCATAAATGGAGAATTGCAACAAaactaaagaaataaaatgGAAGTTTTTTAACCTAAAAAGTGAAAAAAGAAGTTAAGCTGCAGCTGCCTTTCTAGGTGACTTCTTGCCCTTGGTGACCACCTTAGCCTTGGATGGAGAATTATCTGTTTCCTCCTCCTCGGCCGCGGCCTTGTCTTTCTTCTTGGGAAGAAGGACAGGGTTAATATTGGGCAAGACACCACCATAAGCAAATGTTACCCCTGCAAGAAGCTTCCCAAGCTCTTCATCATTTCTCACCGCCAATTGAAGATGTCTTGGAGTTATCCTACTTTTCTTGTTATCTGTAGCCGCAATCCCAGCCAACTCAAGAAcctaattgattatatattagcATCATCTATACAgaagatattaaataatttatatatacctCAGCCGCAAGATACTCGAGAACAGCTGCTAGGTAAACAGGAGCTCCTCTTCCAACACGCTTGCCATAACGACCTTGCTTCAAGAACCGCCCGATCCTACCCACCGGAAACTGAAGACCGGCCTTGACCGACCTTGAAATCGATTTCTTCTTTTCACCGCCCTTTCTAAAACCTCTCTTAGACTTGCTACCACCCTCCATTTATTTTCAGAAGAAGGAATCGATTGATTGATTGCTTAATTGCGAGAGAGCGTAGAATACAATAAACAAATACGTCACTTATATGCATGCACTGGTATGTATGGTAGAGAGTAAAACGGTTTTGCTTTTGGAATGTTTTCTGTTTGTTGACAGgtaaggaaaaaaatattagcGGCAAAAATTATGGTTTGAAAAGTGAAAATATCTAAATACATTCAATTCGGTTAGTTTGCACAAATTAACTAAATTGTTGACGTTAGTTTGAGTACTCGATCGGTTTTGTATACTAAGATGTATAACTAAATTGTTGACAGTTTGAAAAATCATTGAACGATCGATCGGTCTTGATTTATTGGTTAATTCGGTTTAGTAGGGTTGTAAATTAAAATGCACAACAAAATTGTTGACGTcgatttgaaaaattattgaaGGACCGATTTTGGTGTATTGGTTGGTTCGGTTTGGTCGGTTGACATcgatttcaattaatttttaaggatcaatttaaatttattggttGGTTCGGCTCAATCGGTTTaccaacaatttttttcttcaaataatagGTTTTAGTTTACTTATCGTtgaattagttttataaatttttatttgtccTTTGtcaaaatttattacaaaatagtgtataaaatatatttaaaaaaatagcaacaataatactaataataaaatactctTAAAAATCGGTTATAACTTAATTATCAAGAAGAGAGGTATAACTCTTAGTTATAActgaatataattatatgtttttttcttatgtTAACCATAATTAGTTTGTATGTAAACTATAATTCACAACTAATTTTTAACCgttagtttgaattattttttattttttgattggTAGTTTTGTATATTAAAATGGACAAATAGATCGTTGACACGTTTCAAACCctaagttttaattatttatggtTGGATtagttttatcaaaaaaaattctttaataaaaaatcattattatataatgcataaaatatgtttaaaaaatagcaacaataatattaataataaaaaactaataaaaattgattataacttaattattaaagagACATGTATAACTCATAGTTGTAACTAAATTATATACGTTGTTTTTTGTGTTTTAACCATAATTAGTCGGTTTGTGAACTAAAATTCTAACTAAATTATTGACGTCAGTTTGAATGATTTTTGAACTATCGCTTCTGATTTATTGATTGGACAACCCGATTGAGAAAAGAATAATGGGAAAGGGGTCAAGCATTGACCGTCTCCTCACATTTCTCATTGAACATTCACCACGAATAGAGATGTCATTTCCATTTCCTCCGAAGCTATAGACCAAAAGCAAGGTCATCCCATCCCATCCTTTGTGTCGATAATCTGAAATAGTAACAGTAACAATAACAATAGTAGTCAAGGTTGATGATATTTGGAGAAAATATGTATTCACTTATGTACATATTTTTTATGGGTCTAATTACATACACAACTTCAGCTTTATGGTCAGCTCTTTACACAATTAAGCAACAAGGATGATATAtttcaaatgataaataaaaatctagacTAAGGATTACCGCTAATTTTGTCAGTCTCCCTTTATCTAGTAAACCTCAATATACAAGGTCCCAAGACCTTTTATATGTTTCTCTACAACAATGATAATATATTCTTAGCATAAAATAAAGTTACTACTTGTCtatgaaaataatgaatatgttATAGTAAAAACGTAGAGGTCTTTAACTAAGGTAAAAACAAACCATGGTTATTGTACAATGACTAAAAAAACTATGGTTATACAACTTTCTTTTAACCACGGATTTTTTACCGAgattattatcaaatatttttaaccacgTTTGTTTTCTTCCCAAGGTTATAAAAGTCGGACTATAAACACAGTTTTTACTTGATTGGTAATAGACCATGCCTTTTAATTATTTACTCGCCCCTTGATTTCTTTACCCTAtttgttgtttcttattttctttctttaccTGCAAACGCTTATTCTAAACATTATCCTTATTTCTTTCTTCTCCATTAGACAATCAATTAGGTAAAATAAGGATTTTCTACATTAACATTTTATTGAGTcatgttttataaaactcttttAAGGGAATTAATACAACTCAACTAGTTGAATGTGTAATTTTAATccatccaatattttgtctaaaTTTTCTAATGTATAATATCaatttggttatttgaatttaattttcagCTAGAGGATATATTAGGACTGAAGTTGGTGATAGTTAGTCTCTAAtccaatttttttgtttgaatattctcattatttttttaaaaggctAGGTTTCCTTTTCTCTTTTAGAGTGCGAGTAATTCATGTAGGTTAAACATATAGCCTACAAACACACTCAACCAATTTAATagtcgtgttaaacgtgtcattTGACGGTAATGATGATAATTTGAAACCGCCCGGTGGTAACCGAACCAAATTGCCCTGTTTGAGGCAGTTTtcccccgaaaccgaacggggatggggcaaagatggtatttgtgtctccACCCCACCCCACCCCGATCTCACCCTAATTCTTTCCCGAACACTagaaatacaattaaatatataaaatcacccatatatttatttattaattataatttataagagtGATAagtttatttccttataataatataaaatttcaatatatattatattaaaaattcgtttatataattgttttttttttttaaatattttataaacggtGTCCCACGGGGATTCCCCGAAATCAAATGGGGCGGGAATGGTATTAGAAAAATCTCCGGAATAAAAACGGGATgtggatggtaaatgcattccccacTCCGAACCACCCTATTATCATCCCTATCTAATGGGCTCGATCCTAAAACCTTGGGATGTTAGGGATATTCATCTATTTTTGCTGCATGAGGGAATATtctcattattatataataatttatttattttttaaatattttataaatggtgCCTTGCGGGGATTTTCTGAACTAAAAACGGGGCAAGGATGGTAAATACATTCCCCGTTCCGAACCatcccattgtcatccctatcTAACGGGCTCGATCCTAGAATCTCAGGACGTTAGGGATATTCATCTATTTTTGCCGCCTAAGGGAATATTCTCATTATTGTGCCACTACAATTTTGGTTGATTGTGATATTATAGGTCTCATTTGAAagcaattaataattttttatttttgtatcgAGATCCAAATGAGAAATAACCAATAAGTTCTAAATTTGTGTCTATTTactaagtttagtttccaaacaAAATCTCATGTGAATACAATACAAAATTTTGGTATCATGTAATATAAGGATTTTCTACTTTAGCATTTTTTTGTCcatgttttataaaactcttttAAAGGGAATTAATACAACTCATCTAGTTGAATGTGTAATTTTAATccatccaatattttgtctaaaTTTTCTTATGTATAACACAATTTGGTTGTTTGAACTTAATTGTCAGCTGGACGAGATATTAGGACTGAAGTTGGTtcctattttcttttttaatattttcattatctttttTAAAAGGCTAGGTTTTCGTTTCTCTTTTAGAGTGCGAGTAATTCCCGTAGGTTAAACATATAGCCTACAAACACACTCATCCAATTTAACTAgtcatattaaacgtgtcataTGTCGGTAAGGATGACAAAATTAAAACCTCCCATCGGTAACCAAACCAAATTACTCCATTTGGGGCAGTTTTTTCCCAAAACTGAACGGGGATGGGgcaaaaatgatatttgtatcCCCCTCCCCGATCTCACCCTAATTCATCCCCGAACACTAGAAacacaattatataaaatcaccaatacatttatttattcattataatttataagagtggtaagtttatttatttataataatataaaattttaatatatattatattaaaatatttgtttatataatttttttatgtttttaaaaatattttataaacaatgcCATGCGGAGATTCCTTG is part of the Impatiens glandulifera chromosome 1, dImpGla2.1, whole genome shotgun sequence genome and encodes:
- the LOC124910927 gene encoding histone H2A-like, which translates into the protein MEGGSKSKRGFRKGGEKKKSISRSVKAGLQFPVGRIGRFLKQGRYGKRVGRGAPVYLAAVLEYLAAEVLELAGIAATDNKKSRITPRHLQLAVRNDEELGKLLAGVTFAYGGVLPNINPVLLPKKKDKAAAEEEETDNSPSKAKVVTKGKKSPRKAAAA